Proteins from a genomic interval of Candidatus Caccoplasma merdavium:
- a CDS encoding 4Fe-4S binding protein, translated as MLRKIRILAALICFLLITLLFLDFTGSLHAWFGWLAKIQFLPALLAMNVVIVLGLVVLTLLFGRAYCSVICPLGVFQDIVSGLHSRRGKGKYRFSHSPALSWLRYGVLAIFIIALLAGISSFVALLAPYSSYGRIAQNLFAPIYGWCNNVLAYFAERIDSYAFYTTDVWLRNLPTFLMALATFIIIAILAWRNGRTYCNTICPVGTVLGVLSRFAWLRPRIDTSKCNRCGLCARSCKAACIDAKEHRIDYSRCVDCMDCIEACSKGAIYYGRAKKEVAASPAAGSDAPTSRRQFLITAGVLMAGAVEAQEKKIDGGLAPIIDKKIPSRATPLVPPGAGSLQNLRQHCTACQLCVSVCPTQVLRPSGDLSTFMQPEMSYERGYCRPECTKCSEVCPTGAIHLITREEKSATKIGHAVVVRENCIPLTDGVSCGNCARHCPTGAIQMVKETVEGKEVELPVVNTEKCIGCGACENLCPSRPFSAIYVEGVEQHRII; from the coding sequence ATGTTACGAAAAATCCGAATCCTTGCAGCCCTCATCTGTTTCCTGCTCATCACGCTTCTGTTTCTCGACTTCACGGGCAGCCTGCATGCGTGGTTTGGGTGGCTGGCAAAAATACAGTTCCTGCCGGCTCTGCTGGCGATGAACGTCGTCATCGTCCTGGGGCTCGTCGTCCTGACATTGCTCTTCGGGAGGGCCTATTGTTCGGTTATCTGCCCGTTGGGCGTGTTCCAAGACATCGTGTCGGGGCTGCACAGCCGTCGGGGAAAGGGAAAATACCGCTTCTCACACTCACCCGCCCTGTCGTGGTTGAGATATGGCGTGTTGGCGATTTTCATTATTGCCCTTCTTGCCGGCATCTCATCATTCGTGGCGCTGCTTGCCCCATACAGTTCCTACGGACGCATCGCCCAGAATCTTTTCGCCCCCATCTACGGCTGGTGCAACAATGTCTTGGCATACTTTGCCGAACGTATCGACAGCTATGCTTTCTACACCACCGACGTGTGGCTGAGGAATCTGCCGACGTTCCTCATGGCGCTCGCCACCTTCATCATCATCGCCATACTGGCCTGGCGCAACGGCCGCACCTATTGCAACACCATCTGCCCCGTCGGCACGGTACTGGGCGTGCTGTCGCGTTTTGCCTGGCTGCGTCCGCGCATCGACACTTCGAAATGTAACCGGTGCGGATTGTGTGCCCGCAGTTGCAAAGCCGCCTGCATCGACGCCAAAGAACACCGCATCGATTACAGCCGTTGCGTCGACTGCATGGACTGCATCGAGGCATGCAGCAAAGGCGCCATCTACTATGGGCGGGCCAAGAAAGAGGTCGCGGCATCACCCGCAGCGGGCAGCGATGCGCCGACTTCGCGCCGACAGTTCCTCATAACGGCCGGCGTGCTGATGGCCGGTGCCGTGGAAGCCCAGGAAAAGAAAATCGACGGCGGCCTCGCTCCCATCATCGACAAGAAGATACCCTCACGGGCAACCCCTTTGGTGCCGCCGGGAGCCGGAAGTCTCCAAAACCTGCGGCAGCATTGCACCGCCTGCCAGCTCTGCGTGTCGGTGTGCCCCACACAGGTACTGCGTCCGTCGGGCGACCTGTCGACCTTCATGCAACCCGAGATGTCGTATGAACGCGGATATTGCCGTCCCGAATGCACGAAATGCTCGGAAGTGTGCCCCACCGGAGCCATACATCTGATAACCCGCGAAGAGAAATCGGCCACAAAAATCGGCCATGCCGTCGTGGTGCGAGAAAACTGCATTCCGCTCACCGACGGAGTCTCCTGCGGCAACTGTGCCCGCCACTGCCCCACCGGAGCCATACAGATGGTAAAAGAGACCGTCGAGGGGAAAGAGGTGGAACTGCCGGTCGTCAACACCGAAAAATGCATCGGTTGCGGAGCCTGCGAAAACCTGTGCCCGAGCCGGCCATTCAGCGCCATCTATGTCGAGGGAGTAGAACAACACCGTATCATCTAA
- a CDS encoding DUF1893 domain-containing protein → MEQLIEQLHEGGYSCVIRQGNTTRTFTQRGVNDLYMLVNEAPGFLHGAVMADKVVGKGAAALMAIGGIKELYADVISESAYEMLTRVGIKVAYGQKVAYIINRTHTDRCPLEKLCADAGTPQECLPLIDTFVKNMNLHTHA, encoded by the coding sequence ATGGAACAACTCATCGAACAACTGCATGAGGGCGGTTATTCCTGCGTCATCAGACAGGGCAACACGACCCGCACCTTCACACAACGGGGGGTGAACGACCTCTATATGCTCGTAAACGAAGCGCCCGGATTCCTGCATGGTGCCGTAATGGCCGACAAAGTGGTGGGGAAAGGTGCGGCGGCCCTCATGGCCATCGGCGGGATAAAGGAGCTCTATGCCGACGTCATCAGCGAGAGTGCTTATGAGATGCTCACGCGTGTCGGCATAAAAGTCGCTTATGGGCAGAAAGTCGCCTACATCATCAACCGCACCCACACCGACCGCTGTCCGCTCGAAAAGTTGTGCGCCGACGCAGGCACTCCGCAAGAATGCCTGCCGCTCATCGACACTTTTGTAAAAAACATGAATCTGCATACCCATGCGTAA
- a CDS encoding flavodoxin: MKKILSILTATAAIATNLDMQARSLVVYFSHSGNTRIVAEKIQELTQADIFEIVPENEYPADYQAVVDQARNEIKAGARPALQESDLDLTPYDTLFVGSPCWWSTIAPPVATFLTTHDFAGKTIVPFMTHEGSRMGHSESDIRDLCPKATLLPGLPIRGSEAGKADAAIKKWLQTHDLLKK; this comes from the coding sequence ATGAAAAAGATATTATCCATACTCACAGCAACAGCAGCCATAGCGACCAACCTCGACATGCAGGCTCGCTCGCTGGTCGTGTACTTTTCTCACAGCGGGAACACCCGCATCGTGGCCGAAAAAATCCAAGAACTCACCCAGGCCGATATTTTCGAGATTGTTCCCGAGAATGAGTACCCGGCCGACTATCAAGCGGTCGTAGACCAGGCCCGCAACGAAATCAAAGCCGGAGCAAGACCGGCCCTACAAGAGTCGGACCTGGACCTGACGCCCTATGACACCCTCTTTGTCGGCTCTCCGTGCTGGTGGAGCACGATAGCCCCTCCCGTGGCCACATTCCTCACGACTCACGACTTCGCAGGGAAAACCATCGTACCCTTCATGACACACGAAGGGAGCCGCATGGGGCATAGCGAAAGCGACATCAGGGATTTGTGCCCCAAAGCCACGTTACTGCCCGGCTTGCCGATACGGGGGAGCGAAGCCGGCAAAGCCGATGCCGCCATCAAGAAATGGTTACAAACCCATGACCTCCTTAAAAAATAA
- a CDS encoding aldo/keto reductase, with amino-acid sequence MDKNHNDKKGNINRRDFLKIMGAGTITATAALYGCGNGNTPGKDSLPEGGMTYRQDGHGNNISLLGYGCMRWPSRKNAEGRNVLDQETINQLVDYAIAHGVNYFDTSPSYCRGESEKATGIALSRYPRDKYFIATKLSNFSPSTWSREASMQMYHNSFKELQVDYIDYMLLHGVGMGNDGMKEFESRYIDNGMLEFLLEERKAGRIRNLGFSYHGDIKVFDYLLSRHDYYQWDFVQIQLNYLDWHHAKEINRRNTNAEYLYQELEKRHIPAIIMEPLLGGRLSKVHDHIVARFKKREPNRSVASWAFRFAGSFPGVLTVLSGMTYMDHLQDNLSSFSPLQPLSEEEFKFLYDTANLMMQYPSIPCNDCKYCMPCPYGIDIPGILLHYNKCVNEGYIPESSQAENYREARRAFLVGYDRSVPRLRQASHCIGCRQCEPECPQNIAIAQEMQRIDRFVENLKQGNVF; translated from the coding sequence ATGGACAAGAATCATAACGACAAAAAGGGAAACATCAACCGCCGCGACTTCCTCAAAATCATGGGAGCCGGTACCATCACCGCCACGGCGGCCCTCTACGGCTGTGGCAACGGAAACACCCCCGGGAAAGATTCCCTGCCCGAGGGCGGCATGACCTACCGACAGGACGGCCACGGCAACAACATCTCGCTGCTGGGGTACGGCTGCATGCGATGGCCCAGCCGCAAGAACGCCGAAGGGCGCAACGTGCTCGACCAGGAGACCATCAACCAGCTGGTCGACTATGCCATTGCCCACGGCGTGAACTACTTCGACACATCTCCCAGCTACTGCCGGGGAGAGTCGGAAAAGGCCACCGGCATCGCCCTGAGCCGCTACCCGCGCGACAAATATTTCATCGCCACCAAGTTGTCGAACTTCTCTCCCTCGACATGGAGCCGGGAAGCCTCAATGCAAATGTATCACAACTCCTTCAAGGAGCTGCAAGTCGACTACATCGACTATATGCTGCTGCACGGAGTGGGCATGGGCAATGACGGCATGAAAGAGTTTGAATCGCGCTATATCGACAACGGCATGCTCGAATTCCTGCTCGAAGAGCGCAAGGCCGGCCGTATCCGCAATCTCGGATTTTCCTATCACGGCGACATCAAGGTCTTTGACTACCTGCTCTCGCGACACGATTACTACCAATGGGATTTTGTGCAAATACAGCTCAACTATCTCGACTGGCACCACGCCAAAGAAATCAACCGTCGCAACACCAACGCCGAATATCTATACCAGGAACTCGAAAAGCGGCATATCCCCGCCATCATCATGGAACCGTTACTGGGCGGCCGCCTCTCAAAGGTACACGACCACATCGTGGCCCGCTTCAAGAAACGGGAACCCAACCGCAGCGTTGCTTCCTGGGCCTTCCGCTTCGCGGGGTCGTTCCCGGGCGTATTGACCGTATTGAGCGGCATGACCTACATGGACCACCTGCAAGACAACCTGAGCTCGTTCTCCCCCTTGCAACCGCTCTCGGAAGAAGAATTCAAGTTCCTCTACGACACGGCCAACCTCATGATGCAGTATCCCTCGATTCCCTGCAACGATTGCAAATATTGCATGCCTTGCCCCTACGGCATCGACATACCCGGCATCTTGCTGCACTACAACAAATGCGTGAACGAAGGATATATTCCCGAAAGCTCCCAAGCCGAGAATTACCGCGAAGCGCGGCGTGCGTTCCTCGTGGGTTACGACCGCAGTGTACCCCGCCTGCGCCAAGCCTCACACTGCATTGGCTGCCGGCAATGCGAGCCCGAATGTCCCCAAAATATCGCCATTGCGCAAGAAATGCAACGCATCGACCGCTTTGTCGAGAACTTAAAACAGGGAAATGTGTTTTAA
- a CDS encoding TolC family protein, whose amino-acid sequence MRTLSFITLWLGLSLAVQGQEPYSLKSCIETGLEQNYSLRIVRNEEQMARNNATRGNAGMLPTVDLTAGYNGNVDNTKSIPRTEGATEHNTGLYAGNVNVGIDLNWTIFDGFSIITEYQILKELEKQGETLTRIAIEDYIAQLSSEYYNYIQQEIRLKNFLYAVSLSKERLRIVEERYQIGNFSRLDLLQARVDFNADSAQYMKQQETLHSSRIRLNELMAIADMSNPIAVVDTVIDVNTMLVFEELWTSTLQTNASLLKAEQDKTIANLDLKKVFSRNYPYVRLNAGYGYTLNTYDRTNTTLRRNNLGANFGITLGFNIYDGNRRREIRNARIAAQNAELQQKDIVQSLRADISNLWQAYKNNIEVLNLERENLTAAKENYLIARERYILGNLSGIELREAQKSLLDAEERILTAEYDTKLCEISLLQISGKITDYLL is encoded by the coding sequence ATGAGAACCTTATCCTTCATAACCTTATGGCTGGGTCTTTCCCTGGCCGTGCAGGGACAAGAGCCCTACTCGCTGAAATCGTGCATCGAGACCGGCCTCGAACAGAACTATTCGCTGCGCATCGTGCGCAACGAGGAGCAAATGGCCCGAAACAACGCCACTCGCGGCAATGCCGGCATGCTGCCGACGGTCGACCTGACGGCCGGATACAACGGAAATGTCGACAACACAAAGAGCATTCCCCGCACCGAGGGTGCAACGGAACATAACACCGGGTTGTACGCCGGCAACGTGAATGTGGGGATCGACTTGAACTGGACCATCTTCGACGGCTTCTCCATCATCACCGAGTATCAAATACTCAAAGAGCTCGAAAAACAGGGCGAAACCCTCACACGCATCGCCATAGAGGATTACATCGCACAACTCTCGTCGGAATATTACAACTATATCCAACAGGAGATTCGTCTCAAAAACTTCCTCTACGCCGTGTCGCTCTCGAAAGAGCGTCTGCGCATCGTCGAAGAGCGATACCAAATCGGCAACTTCTCACGGCTCGACCTGCTGCAAGCGCGTGTCGACTTCAATGCCGACAGTGCCCAATACATGAAACAACAGGAGACCTTGCACAGTTCCCGCATTCGACTCAACGAATTGATGGCCATCGCCGACATGAGCAATCCTATCGCCGTTGTCGACACGGTCATCGATGTCAATACGATGCTCGTCTTTGAAGAGCTATGGACCTCGACCCTGCAAACCAACGCCTCCCTGCTCAAAGCCGAGCAAGACAAGACCATTGCCAACCTCGACTTGAAGAAGGTCTTCTCGCGCAACTATCCCTATGTGCGCCTCAACGCCGGATATGGATATACCCTCAACACCTACGACCGCACCAATACGACACTAAGGCGCAACAACCTGGGCGCCAACTTCGGCATCACGCTCGGCTTCAATATTTATGACGGGAACCGTCGCCGCGAGATACGGAACGCCCGCATCGCCGCCCAAAATGCCGAACTGCAACAAAAAGACATCGTGCAGTCGTTGCGCGCCGACATCAGCAACCTGTGGCAAGCCTACAAAAACAACATCGAAGTGCTGAATCTCGAACGCGAAAACCTCACGGCCGCCAAAGAAAACTATCTCATTGCCCGTGAACGATATATCTTGGGCAACTTGTCGGGTATAGAACTGCGCGAAGCGCAAAAGAGCCTGCTCGATGCCGAAGAACGTATCCTCACGGCCGAATACGACACCAAACTGTGCGAAATATCGTTGCTGCAAATCAGCGGTAAAATTACCGACTACCTACTATAA